A stretch of DNA from Desulfosarcina ovata subsp. ovata:
TGTGATAATTGCTGCCGTATCGCTCCTTGAATTCGTGACTGCCGGCGTTTTTGACGATCAGATCCGCCATTAGCGGCCGGCGGTTTGGATAAAAGGTCTTCTGATGATTGTCGGTGCCGATTATTTCCTTTGCAGAAGCCCCCGTCAGTTTTTCACAGGCCCGGTTCCAATGGGTAATTCTGGAATCCGAATCGATCACAAACGTGGGGATGGGACTGCCTTCAATAATCTGGGTTAATTTTTTGGCCTCTTCCTCGCGCTGTTTGATTTCTTTTTTCAAGGACGCCTGAATGCCGTCGATAGACTGTTTTCCCTCCTCGATTTTCAGGCGGTTGATCCCCATCTGGCCGATCATTTCGGCCAATTGCCTGAGGTATTGTAAAATCGCATGAATCCGATTTTTGGGAACAATGGGGACATCCAGCACGGCCTCAATGAATGCCGACCCGTCAAAATTCAATTTTGCCGCTTGTTGTTTAAAACGTGCCATGGCATCCGCATCGGGAGGCTCGAAAAAGAATTTTCCGGTGAACAGGTTGGCCGCATGGATGTGGTTGATGTGGATGGGCGTAGCGCCATTGAACAAACCGTTAGGACAGACCTGAACGACGGAATGTTCGCCACGCATCAATTCTGCTTGAAGTTGGGCTTGATTTTCGAGACAGGCCGAGGCCGATACAGGATGTCGCAAATAAAAATCAGAACAGATTTTTTGATGACCGACGTCGGCGCAACTTTTTCCATCCAGCGAGACGATGGATACAGAGATACCGGTCGCCGCACAAAATGCATCAAAGAGTCGGCCGAGGTTCTCAAAATCGATTATGTCTTTTAGATCCCAGGGCATGTTGTACTGCCTCGTTGACATCTCTTCCAATAAAACAGTCATAACATGTTTTTCGGATGGTGTGTGGTTTTCTTCACCGCCAACAATAATGACGACAGGCGGAGGGGTGGGAGACATCGCTGCCATCGAAGGCAACGCATGGGGGAGGCTATCTTACGGGAAAAATAACTGGATTCATGGTTAGCGTTAATCATATACTGGTAATTAACGCCGATGGGCTTGGTTCTAACTTCGCCCACCTGGATTTAGTAACGATTAAAACGGGTTGACCCCATATTACCTCTCGTTCCCACGCTCTGCGTGGGAACGTATAAGGCCAACCATTCCCACGCAGAGCGTGGGAACGAGGGGGTAAGTGGACGAAGTTAGAACCAAGCCCACGCCGATCATCCTATTCGTTGGGCTTTCGTTTAAGGTCTGCCGGTCTTTCAAGGAGACGTCTTGATGAAACGATGGGTCATCCCTTTCACCCCAATCCAATGGGTTGGTATTGTTGCAATTGTATTCAGTTTCTGTTTGGTCGGCTGTAAGGCCGATGAGCCCATTCGGCTGGGGTTTATGGCTGGCATAACAGGGCGGTCGGCGGATATCGGCATGGCGGCGCGAGATGCGGTCCTGCTGGCCGTGGAGCAGTGCAATGCACAAGGGGGGCTTCATGGCCGTCAGGTAACGCTGATCATCAAGGACAATCAACAGAATGTAGAAACCGCAGTTGAGGCGGTACAGGCTTTGATCGATGCGCGGATTGCCGCGATGATCGGCCCCATGTCCAGCGCGGTCGCCGTGGCCATCGTGCCATACTTGAACCAATCTCGGGTGGTTGCCGTGGGGGGCACGGTGACGACCCAAGATCTATCCGGATTGGATGACTATTTTATGCGCGTTGCCGTTACTACCCATGAGCAAGCTTCGCTCATTGCCCAATACCTAATCAGATCTGATGATGTGCGCCGCGTCGCCGTCGCTTATGATGGTGGAAACCGTTCATTTAGCAAAGATTGGATGGAAAATTTTAAATCACCCTTTACTGCCGGTGGGGGTAAGATATTAACCGCCGTTGAATTCAAGGCCGGCGATAGACATTCGTTCTCGCAAATTACCCATGGGCTGCTGGCGGTTGACCCCGACGGTATCCTGATCATTGCCAATCCCATGGACTCCGCGTTGTTATGCCAACAGATCCGCAAATTAAATTCGTCCGTAAAAATAACCTTAACGAACTGGGCGGCGACCCAGCGGCTCATTGAACTCGGCGGGAAGGCCGTGGAAGGGGTGATGGTGTCCATCGTCTTTGATTGGGACAGTCCGGATCCGGCCTACCAACGATTTCAAAAAATATATGTTGACCGTTACAACCGGGATCCGGGGTTTCCCGGTTATTATGCCTACAACGCGGCCCAGGTGGTCCTGACGGCTTTGAAAGCCCAGAAGCCGGGCCAGTCGCTGAAAGACACCATTCTTTCAATCGCTGAGTTTGGCGGGTTGCAGGGCAAAATCAGCCTTGATTCGTACGGTGATGTCAAGTCATCCGCGGCGTCCATCAGGATCATTCGGAATCAACAGTTCGTTGTCCTGGAGTAATGCCATGAAATCCAGAGTTCCCCTGAAAAGATATCTGTCATTTCATCTCGGTGCGGTGGCGGTGTTGCCGGTGATCATTATTTTCCTGATGGTCTGGTTTTTGATGATGCCGGCCATACGGGCCCGAACGGGAATTCAACACCAGGCCATGGCCCGCGCCATTGCCGGCCACATATCGGCCTACCTGGAAGGCGGTGAACGCCAGCTCACGGCCCTGGCCGAGTATTTTCGAAACCAGGCACTCGATTCGGGACCGGCGGCGGTTGACCTGTTGGACGCCCAGTGCGGAGATGGCGGATTTTTCGAGGCTTTATTTGTCGTCGACGCCGAGAATGACGTCGTGAAAGCAGTGGGGTTGGCCCAAGCCCGACGCCCGAACCGTGATGACTACATGGGGTTGGATTTTTCCGGTCGGGAGTTCACGCGTCCGTTGGGGGCGCCGAATAAGGCCGTTTGGTCCGAAACCTTCTTATCCACCATCAGCAGTAGCATGGCGGTGGCGCTGAGTTTGCCGTTGGAGGGCGGTTCGATCATCGGGGAAATCCCCTTGGGCAACCTTGCCGAGTTCATCAGTCACTTGCCGGTGGAATCCGAATTCCTTACGCTGGTAATCGATGGTCAAGGATTGGTTGTGGCCGACTCTCAGCGGCGGCGGTCGGGGCAGCTGTCGAATCTCAGTTATTCCGCCGTGGAGGGTGGTAATACGCAAGCCGTTTCTCGGGCATTCGCGTTGGACGGTGTGAAGATGTTGGGAACCTGGGTGGAGATGGAGGCGGTAGGCTGGAAAGTCCTCTTTGCCCAACCGGCCAAAAAGGCGTTCCAACCGGTTCGGGATACACTCGCGTTGATTGGATTGGGGTTGGCCATTGCCCTGGGGCTGGCCTTGTTCATCGCCTGGCTTATGGCCGGCAATCTCACCGCGCTGTTTGCGTCCTATACCGGCAGGGCGGAATCCATTGCCAATGGACGATACGATCTGCAATGGCCGGCGGCCAGGGCAAGGGAATTCTTCAATCTCGGCCATAGCCTGCAGCGGATGGCCGAAAAAATCGATCGGCGGGAGAAAGCGCTGATTGACAGCGAAGCACGGATGATGGACCTCGTCGCCAATGTTCCCGGTGTGGTGTATCAGTTCAAAGCGGACCCCAAGGCCCTCGAATCCAGTTCACTTACCAGCGTGGTACGGGAACGGAGCATTAAAATATTCGGGGTGGATACCGCAGAGGAAAGTTTTTTCAATGACTTTGTCCGTTGTCTTCCCCCGGATGATCAGCCGCGTTTTATCCAGTCGGTGAAAGACGCGCTGGAAACAGCGGCTCCTTGGTATTATGAGGGACGGTTCATCAAACCGACCGGAGATAAAATCTGGTTTGAGGGCCGTTCCACTGCCCGGTGGATTGACGGCGAGATCATCTGCTATGGTGTGCTCACGGATATCACTCAACGCAAGGAGATGGAATCCAGCCTGCG
This window harbors:
- a CDS encoding ABC transporter substrate-binding protein, translating into MKRWVIPFTPIQWVGIVAIVFSFCLVGCKADEPIRLGFMAGITGRSADIGMAARDAVLLAVEQCNAQGGLHGRQVTLIIKDNQQNVETAVEAVQALIDARIAAMIGPMSSAVAVAIVPYLNQSRVVAVGGTVTTQDLSGLDDYFMRVAVTTHEQASLIAQYLIRSDDVRRVAVAYDGGNRSFSKDWMENFKSPFTAGGGKILTAVEFKAGDRHSFSQITHGLLAVDPDGILIIANPMDSALLCQQIRKLNSSVKITLTNWAATQRLIELGGKAVEGVMVSIVFDWDSPDPAYQRFQKIYVDRYNRDPGFPGYYAYNAAQVVLTALKAQKPGQSLKDTILSIAEFGGLQGKISLDSYGDVKSSAASIRIIRNQQFVVLE